A window from Osmerus eperlanus unplaced genomic scaffold, fOsmEpe2.1 SCAFFOLD_781, whole genome shotgun sequence encodes these proteins:
- the LOC134015644 gene encoding LOW QUALITY PROTEIN: nuclear receptor subfamily 0 group B member 1-like (The sequence of the model RefSeq protein was modified relative to this genomic sequence to represent the inferred CDS: deleted 1 base in 1 codon) produces the protein LPEDDQLLLVRNGWAPLLVLGLAQDRVDFETTETAEPSMLQRILTGLPDRPSELPLEPRTGVTVGVSLADIQGIKAFLKKCWSLDISTKEYAYLKGAVLFNPDLEGLRCLLYIQSLRAEAHQALNEHVKLIQQEDATRFAKLLIALSMLRSIGPPTVAQLFFKPVIGSVNMEEVLMEMFYGK, from the exons CTGCCCGAGGACGACCAGCTGCTCCTCGTGCGGAACGGGTGGGCGCCACTGCTGGTGCTCGGTCTCGCGCAGGACAGGGTGGATTTTGAGACCACAGAGACTGCGGAACCCAGCATGCTGCAGCGCATCCTTACGGGTTTACCGGACAGACCGAGCGAGCTGCCGTTAGAACCACGCACCGGGGTGACCGTCGGGGTATCACTGGCCGACATCCAGGGTATCAAAGCCTTTCTGAAGAAATGCTGGAGTCTGGACATCAGCACCAAGGAGTACGCTTATCTCAAAGGGGCTGTGCTCTTCAACCCAG atctGGAGGGGCTGCGTTGCCTCCTCTACATACAGTCTCTGCGGGCG GAGGCCCACCAGGCTCTGAACGAGCACGTGAAGCTGATCCAGCAGGAAGACGCCACGCGCTTCGCCAAGCTGCTCATCGCGCTGTCCATGCTGCGCAGCATCGGCCCGCCCACCGTAGCGCAGCTCTTCTTCAAGCCCGTCATCGGTAGCGTCAACATGGAGGAGGTTCTGATGGAGATGTTCTACGGGAAGTAG